A stretch of the Candidatus Methylopumilus planktonicus genome encodes the following:
- the argJ gene encoding bifunctional glutamate N-acetyltransferase/amino-acid acetyltransferase ArgJ, translating to MPVNLKTLTIDSISPIKGISLGTAKAHIKKPNRKDLLLVTIAEGSKVAGVFTQNAFCAAPVILCKEHLKNASGIRALIINTGCANAGTGEEGILKAKETCQAVSEILSINSEQVLPFSTGVILESLPIDKIKSGLPDTVKNLDSAHWIDAAEAIMTTDIAPKAASRKIKIQDREIFISGISKGSGMIHPNMATMLSFIATDASINQILLDKLLKEVTQQSFNCITVDGDTSTNDSFILIATGQAGHHEISQEDKDYKALKDAIGEVAIELAQAIVRDGEGATKFITIQVESGLDDAECRKVGFAIAHSPLIKTAFFASDPNLGRILAAIGYAGIESLDISKIQLYLGSILVAEKGGRAATYSEDQGKGVMKHPEISMRILLNRGHAKATIWTCDLSYDYVKINADYRS from the coding sequence ATGCCAGTTAACCTTAAAACACTCACAATCGATTCTATTTCCCCCATTAAAGGTATATCACTTGGGACTGCTAAAGCACATATTAAAAAACCTAACCGAAAAGATTTGCTTTTAGTCACTATTGCAGAAGGCTCAAAAGTTGCGGGTGTATTTACGCAAAATGCATTTTGTGCGGCACCTGTAATTCTTTGTAAGGAGCATTTAAAAAATGCATCTGGAATTCGTGCACTCATTATTAATACAGGCTGCGCTAACGCAGGCACTGGAGAAGAGGGTATTTTAAAAGCGAAAGAAACGTGCCAAGCTGTCAGCGAAATTCTGTCAATCAATTCAGAACAAGTTTTACCATTTTCAACAGGCGTTATTTTAGAAAGTCTACCTATTGATAAAATTAAAAGTGGATTGCCAGATACAGTAAAAAACTTAGATTCAGCGCATTGGATAGATGCAGCAGAAGCTATTATGACTACAGATATTGCTCCAAAAGCGGCATCGAGAAAAATAAAGATTCAAGATAGAGAAATTTTTATTTCTGGTATAAGTAAAGGTTCAGGGATGATTCATCCAAACATGGCTACCATGCTGTCATTTATTGCAACAGATGCTTCTATCAATCAAATCCTGCTTGATAAACTTCTTAAAGAGGTGACGCAGCAATCATTTAATTGCATTACTGTTGACGGCGATACATCTACTAATGATTCATTCATTCTCATTGCAACAGGGCAAGCAGGACATCATGAAATCAGCCAAGAAGACAAAGACTATAAGGCTCTTAAGGATGCCATTGGTGAAGTTGCAATTGAATTAGCGCAGGCCATTGTGAGAGATGGTGAAGGTGCTACGAAATTTATTACTATTCAAGTCGAATCAGGTCTTGATGATGCTGAATGTAGAAAAGTAGGCTTTGCAATAGCGCATTCTCCTTTAATTAAGACAGCTTTCTTCGCATCTGATCCCAACTTGGGAAGAATATTAGCTGCCATTGGCTATGCCGGCATAGAATCTCTTGATATCTCAAAAATACAATTGTATTTGGGAAGTATTTTAGTGGCAGAGAAAGGCGGTCGAGCAGCTACCTATTCTGAGGATCAGGGCAAGGGAGTTATGAAGCATCCTGAAATCAGTATGCGAATACTTCTTAATCGAGGTCATGCAAAGGCAACAATATGGACATGTGATTTGTCATATGACTATGTAAAAATAAATGCCGACTATCGCAGTTAA
- a CDS encoding Nudix family hydrolase yields MNIVRAAAAVIQRHDGFLLMAQRPPGRGWSGWWEFPGGKIEINESPFEALQRELQEEINISANDATLWFERSYIYPDKKVYIYFFKVTNWTGQITSCENQLLDWQDPSSVSVSPILPTNLFVLKSILLPPIYAITNIEEMGETLFFERLKIKLEEGLKMIQIRENNLPYQDLKKIAKKILDLAKPYQAKVLINENENLALDIGADGVHYPSHRLIKLKDRPAFSICGASCHNIKELMIAQNLNISFAVFSPVQKTESHPLAELIGWELFSECTNKLDIPIYALGGLNQASLKKSWQSGGHGIAMKTAIWK; encoded by the coding sequence GTGAATATTGTGCGCGCAGCTGCAGCTGTTATCCAAAGACATGATGGATTTCTTCTGATGGCCCAAAGGCCTCCTGGACGCGGATGGAGTGGTTGGTGGGAATTTCCGGGCGGTAAGATTGAAATAAATGAATCACCCTTTGAAGCTCTTCAGAGAGAGCTTCAGGAAGAAATTAATATTTCTGCAAATGATGCGACGTTATGGTTTGAACGAAGTTACATCTATCCAGATAAAAAGGTCTATATCTATTTTTTCAAAGTGACTAATTGGACTGGTCAAATCACATCATGTGAGAATCAATTATTGGATTGGCAAGACCCATCAAGTGTATCAGTCTCCCCAATATTGCCTACTAATTTATTTGTGCTGAAATCTATTTTACTTCCCCCAATTTATGCGATTACAAATATCGAAGAGATGGGTGAGACATTATTTTTTGAGAGATTAAAAATTAAATTAGAAGAAGGCTTGAAGATGATACAGATAAGAGAAAATAATTTACCTTATCAAGACCTAAAAAAAATAGCTAAAAAGATCTTAGATCTGGCGAAGCCTTATCAAGCAAAAGTGTTAATTAATGAAAACGAAAATCTCGCATTAGATATTGGGGCCGACGGTGTTCATTATCCATCACATAGATTAATTAAATTAAAAGATCGGCCAGCCTTTTCAATATGCGGAGCTTCTTGTCACAACATAAAAGAGCTTATGATTGCGCAAAATTTAAATATATCATTTGCTGTATTTTCTCCAGTTCAAAAAACTGAATCACACCCCCTCGCTGAACTGATAGGCTGGGAATTATTTAGTGAATGTACAAATAAACTAGATATACCAATTTATGCCTTAGGTGGACTTAACCAAGCAAGCTTAAAAAAATCCTGGCAATCTGGCGGACACGGCATTGCAATGAAAACGGCAATTTGGAAATAA
- a CDS encoding copper chaperone PCu(A)C — protein sequence MKTLSKKLLKLILLVITFLMSTEILAAPDIKIENAWVASAEANDDMSVAYMSLLSNEDLILTLVTSPKIKTIEMHNTIQEKGIMKMRMAHEIKIYHNKLFEFKSGGSHLMLMDFKGPLKTGEKIKLTFHFKDKKNQSFDKSIDATIK from the coding sequence ATGAAGACTCTATCTAAGAAATTATTAAAACTTATCCTATTGGTTATTACATTTCTAATGTCGACAGAAATATTAGCAGCACCAGATATAAAAATAGAAAATGCTTGGGTTGCTTCTGCAGAAGCAAATGATGACATGAGCGTCGCCTATATGTCACTTTTAAGTAATGAAGATTTAATACTGACTTTGGTTACTTCTCCAAAAATCAAAACAATTGAGATGCACAATACTATCCAAGAGAAAGGCATTATGAAAATGCGTATGGCTCATGAAATCAAAATCTATCATAACAAGCTCTTTGAATTTAAATCCGGTGGTAGTCATTTAATGCTCATGGATTTTAAAGGTCCTCTGAAGACTGGGGAAAAAATTAAACTTACATTTCATTTTAAAGACAAAAAAAATCAATCTTTTGATAAATCAATTGACGCGACCATTAAATAA
- a CDS encoding DNA gyrase inhibitor YacG, with product MSAKITFVNCPQCNHGVEYSLSNAFRPFCSERCRLMDLGQWANEGYKIPVETNLEDLNEDSI from the coding sequence ATGAGCGCAAAGATTACATTTGTAAACTGCCCCCAATGCAATCATGGTGTTGAATATAGTTTATCTAATGCTTTTAGGCCTTTTTGCTCTGAACGATGCCGCTTGATGGATTTAGGTCAGTGGGCCAATGAAGGCTATAAAATTCCTGTTGAAACCAACCTCGAGGATTTAAATGAAGACTCTATCTAA
- the zapD gene encoding cell division protein ZapD, with protein sequence MITFEFPLNERIRRLLRIEEIYQKFEHQLKNTHDYFEFSCFNTLFEIVQLVSRSDLKIDFLQELERQEKKQSTLSENQALKEGQLNPKEIILKIQVARKKLENIDVKPGFNFNNNLFLEEVKKRISSPGGLLDVDFPNFRYWATHKTRKSKLEDFKSWAQPLMVFKDAASIILLILRNQCHVDSVKAKEGKHQQTIDPLKTFDLILLELEKTLNIYPEISANKYTVNVFFNRLNEELKKEPVKLNIEFKYSICWL encoded by the coding sequence ATGATCACATTTGAATTTCCCCTTAATGAGCGCATTCGAAGATTACTTCGTATTGAAGAGATCTATCAAAAATTTGAACATCAATTAAAAAATACACATGACTATTTTGAATTTAGTTGTTTCAATACACTTTTTGAAATAGTCCAGCTTGTATCAAGGTCCGATTTAAAAATTGATTTTCTTCAGGAACTTGAAAGGCAGGAAAAAAAACAATCAACCCTCTCAGAGAATCAAGCATTAAAAGAAGGGCAGCTCAATCCTAAAGAAATCATTCTAAAGATACAAGTAGCTCGTAAAAAGTTAGAAAATATAGATGTAAAGCCCGGCTTTAATTTCAATAACAATTTATTTTTAGAAGAGGTAAAAAAAAGGATCAGTTCTCCAGGTGGGCTTCTAGATGTTGATTTTCCAAATTTTCGTTACTGGGCAACCCACAAAACAAGAAAATCAAAATTAGAGGATTTTAAATCCTGGGCGCAACCTCTCATGGTATTTAAAGATGCTGCCTCCATCATTCTATTAATTTTGAGAAATCAATGCCACGTAGATTCAGTTAAAGCAAAAGAAGGCAAGCATCAACAAACCATTGATCCGCTTAAGACATTCGACCTCATCCTGCTTGAGCTTGAAAAGACTTTAAATATTTATCCTGAAATTAGTGCGAATAAATATACGGTCAATGTTTTCTTCAACCGGCTTAATGAAGAATTAAAAAAAGAGCCTGTTAAATTAAATATTGAATTTAAATACAGTATTTGCTGGTTATGA
- the coaE gene encoding dephospho-CoA kinase (Dephospho-CoA kinase (CoaE) performs the final step in coenzyme A biosynthesis.), translated as MMFIIGMTGGIGSGKSEALKIFESLNIKVIDLDNIAKEITDTSHQAIQEIKLVFGDAIFDKGNRLDRKKLREIIFSEKDQKINLEKILHPKILEEVMKRLNVLSNESYVVIDIPLLFETNQYTSLISRSLVIDCKVNDQIERVKKRDGIDTSVIQSIIEQQVGRNYRIERADDVVVNDGSIEKLEESIKALHKKYLNLVAVK; from the coding sequence ATGATGTTTATTATTGGGATGACTGGCGGCATTGGATCAGGTAAAAGTGAAGCGCTGAAAATATTTGAATCTTTAAATATTAAAGTGATTGATCTCGATAATATTGCAAAAGAAATTACAGACACAAGCCACCAAGCTATACAAGAAATCAAATTAGTATTTGGAGATGCTATATTCGATAAGGGCAATCGTTTGGATCGAAAAAAATTAAGAGAAATTATCTTCTCAGAAAAAGATCAAAAAATAAATCTTGAAAAAATTCTTCATCCAAAAATTCTTGAAGAAGTTATGAAAAGACTAAATGTGTTATCCAACGAATCTTACGTTGTGATTGATATCCCACTGCTATTTGAAACAAACCAATACACAAGCCTTATTTCAAGATCACTTGTTATCGACTGTAAGGTAAATGATCAAATCGAACGTGTTAAAAAAAGAGATGGAATTGACACCTCTGTTATTCAATCAATCATCGAGCAACAAGTTGGTCGTAATTACCGTATCGAAAGAGCGGATGATGTAGTCGTTAATGATGGTTCAATTGAAAAGCTCGAAGAATCGATTAAAGCATTACATAAAAAATATTTAAATTTAGTTGCCGTTAAATAA
- a CDS encoding polyprenyl synthetase family protein, with amino-acid sequence MTLSAILSPIKSDLLAVNEVIRSSLHSEVPLINQVAGHIIQGGGKRLRPSTLLLVGGLFGPIQKEHHELAAVIEFIHTATLLHDDVVDQSTKRRNHKTANTIFGNSASVLVGDFIYSRAFQMMVKINHMKVMEVLANTTNTIAEGEVLQLLNIHNASIKDEDYLKVVYYKTAKLFESAAELGAIIGGAHDSDIKALAQFGKHMGIAFQLIDDVLDLSGNPDDIGKNLGDDLAEGKPTLPLLFAMKKGNAQQKNIIRAVIENGGLTELESVLNAVEETKALDYVRQLAKEEIEQAEKLIQHIAPSVYKDALLELTQFVTSRDY; translated from the coding sequence GTGACTCTTAGCGCCATTTTATCCCCAATTAAAAGTGATTTATTAGCTGTGAATGAGGTTATTCGCTCTTCTCTTCATTCTGAAGTGCCACTGATCAACCAAGTTGCAGGGCATATTATTCAAGGGGGTGGTAAACGACTAAGGCCTAGCACTCTACTTTTAGTGGGTGGCTTATTTGGTCCCATTCAAAAAGAGCATCATGAATTGGCCGCGGTGATCGAGTTTATTCATACCGCCACACTCCTACATGATGATGTTGTAGATCAATCCACGAAACGAAGAAATCACAAAACCGCAAATACCATTTTTGGAAATTCTGCGAGTGTTTTGGTGGGGGATTTTATTTACTCTAGAGCATTTCAAATGATGGTCAAAATCAATCATATGAAAGTCATGGAAGTATTAGCCAACACTACAAATACCATTGCAGAAGGTGAAGTATTGCAACTTTTAAATATTCATAACGCCTCTATTAAAGATGAGGATTACTTAAAAGTTGTATATTACAAAACTGCTAAATTGTTTGAATCTGCAGCCGAACTGGGGGCCATTATCGGTGGCGCTCACGATTCTGATATTAAAGCGCTAGCCCAATTTGGTAAGCATATGGGAATTGCTTTTCAGCTTATAGATGATGTCCTCGATTTATCAGGCAACCCTGACGATATAGGTAAAAATCTAGGGGACGATCTTGCAGAAGGTAAACCTACCCTACCTCTTTTATTTGCTATGAAAAAAGGGAATGCCCAACAAAAAAATATTATTAGAGCTGTCATTGAAAATGGCGGGTTAACAGAGTTAGAAAGTGTTTTGAATGCTGTTGAAGAAACTAAGGCGCTCGATTACGTAAGGCAACTCGCAAAAGAAGAAATAGAACAAGCTGAAAAGCTTATTCAACACATTGCACCTTCTGTGTATAAAGACGCTTTATTAGAGCTCACACAATTTGTAACCTCGAGAGATTACTAA
- the rplU gene encoding 50S ribosomal protein L21 has product MYAVIKTGGKQYRVNQGDKLKIEKIAGDVGANVVLDQILTVVDGDNVTIGSPIVRGASVTATVVSHGRHDKVTIFKMRRRKHYRKSQGHRQSFTEIQIDKISAK; this is encoded by the coding sequence ATGTACGCAGTAATTAAAACAGGTGGTAAGCAATATCGCGTTAATCAAGGCGATAAGCTTAAGATTGAAAAAATAGCAGGTGATGTAGGGGCGAATGTCGTTCTAGATCAAATTTTAACAGTCGTTGATGGTGATAATGTGACTATAGGCTCGCCCATTGTAAGAGGCGCTAGCGTTACTGCCACCGTAGTGAGCCACGGACGTCATGATAAAGTGACAATTTTTAAAATGCGCCGTAGAAAACACTACCGCAAGTCTCAAGGTCATAGACAAAGCTTTACTGAGATTCAAATCGATAAAATATCAGCTAAATAA
- the rpmA gene encoding 50S ribosomal protein L27: MAHKKAGGSSRNGRDSQAKRLGVKAFGETVVSAGSIIVRQRGTKMHPGVNVGMGKDHTLFAKADGKVTFTIKGALKRKTVNIVPV; encoded by the coding sequence ATGGCACATAAAAAAGCAGGCGGAAGTTCAAGAAACGGTCGTGACTCCCAAGCTAAACGCCTAGGCGTAAAGGCTTTCGGTGAGACAGTTGTTTCAGCTGGTAGCATTATCGTTCGCCAACGTGGCACCAAAATGCACCCTGGCGTGAATGTAGGCATGGGCAAAGATCACACTCTTTTTGCAAAGGCTGACGGTAAGGTAACCTTTACCATCAAAGGCGCATTAAAACGTAAAACCGTTAATATTGTTCCAGTCTAA
- the cgtA gene encoding Obg family GTPase CgtA, translated as MKFIDEATIKIYAGDGGNGIATFRREKYEPMGGPSGGDGGRGGSVFFEADQNLNTLVDYRYTRTLKAQRGENGRSAECYGAKGEDLILRVPVGTVISDKATGDSYADLSHHGDRALLAKGGKGGLGNIHFKSSINRAPRQCTKGEPGEEFELYLELKVLADVGLLGMPNAGKSTFIRSVSAAKPKVADYPFTTLHPNLGVVRVGENQSFVIADIPGLIEGASEGAGLGHQFLRHLARTTILLHLVDIAPFDPAINPVDEARAIVNELKKYDELLYQKPRWLILNKIDMVEDVADKVKAFVKSFGWSGPVYSISAIKGVGCKELTYDIMTFIEENKKIQNEIVISE; from the coding sequence ATGAAATTCATAGACGAAGCAACCATTAAAATTTACGCAGGCGATGGCGGCAATGGCATTGCAACATTTCGTCGTGAAAAATACGAACCTATGGGAGGCCCAAGTGGTGGAGATGGCGGTCGGGGCGGCTCTGTATTTTTTGAAGCAGATCAAAATTTAAATACGCTTGTTGACTATCGCTATACCCGAACCTTAAAAGCACAAAGAGGTGAGAATGGACGCAGTGCGGAATGTTATGGCGCGAAGGGTGAGGATTTAATATTACGAGTGCCTGTCGGCACGGTGATCTCAGATAAAGCGACTGGCGATTCCTACGCTGATTTAAGCCATCATGGGGACAGGGCTCTTTTAGCCAAAGGCGGCAAAGGCGGTCTTGGCAATATTCATTTTAAATCGAGTATTAATCGAGCGCCGAGACAATGCACTAAGGGTGAGCCTGGAGAAGAGTTCGAGCTTTATCTTGAACTTAAAGTATTAGCCGATGTGGGTCTCCTGGGCATGCCAAATGCGGGTAAGTCCACCTTTATAAGATCTGTATCAGCTGCGAAACCAAAAGTAGCGGACTATCCTTTTACAACATTGCACCCTAATTTAGGCGTGGTGAGAGTAGGTGAGAATCAAAGTTTTGTGATTGCCGATATTCCTGGCCTTATTGAAGGCGCTTCAGAGGGCGCTGGTTTAGGACATCAATTCTTAAGACATCTTGCGAGAACTACAATACTCTTACATTTAGTTGATATCGCACCTTTTGATCCTGCGATCAATCCAGTTGATGAAGCGCGCGCGATTGTGAATGAATTAAAAAAATATGATGAGCTTTTATATCAAAAACCACGCTGGTTGATATTAAATAAAATTGATATGGTGGAAGATGTTGCAGATAAGGTGAAAGCATTTGTTAAATCTTTTGGTTGGTCAGGTCCTGTATATTCAATCTCCGCAATTAAGGGAGTTGGTTGTAAAGAGCTTACATATGACATCATGACCTTTATTGAAGAGAATAAAAAAATTCAAAATGAAATCGTTATTAGCGAATAG
- the proB gene encoding glutamate 5-kinase, with protein sequence MKSLLANSHRIIIKVGSSLLTNHGEGLDQKAIASWVEQIAHLVKSGKEIVLVSSGAVAEGMQRLGWKVRPTLINELQAAAAIGQMGLVQIYEKNFSQHALKAAQILLTHDDLADRKRYLNARSTLNTLLELKVIPIINENDTVVTDEIRFGDNDTLASLVANLIEADLLIILTDQPGLFSEDPRKNKEAKLIHHGIAGDLSLEVMAGGAGSSIGTGGMLTKVLAAKRASRSGAHTIIASGKEANVLIRLNQGETIGTHLESKQLKVAARKQWLADHLQLRGKLILDDGAVDALKKEGKSLLPIGVISVEGDFDRGEVVVCLDTKGGEIARGLINYNAAETKKIMGKSTNLIENLLGYIDQPSLIHRDNLILL encoded by the coding sequence ATGAAATCGTTATTAGCGAATAGTCATCGCATTATTATTAAAGTGGGCTCTAGCCTACTCACCAACCACGGTGAAGGGTTAGATCAAAAAGCTATTGCTTCATGGGTAGAGCAGATCGCTCATCTTGTTAAATCAGGCAAAGAAATTGTTTTGGTTTCAAGTGGCGCCGTCGCTGAAGGCATGCAAAGACTTGGTTGGAAAGTAAGACCAACTTTAATTAATGAATTACAAGCAGCAGCGGCTATTGGTCAAATGGGTTTAGTACAAATTTATGAAAAGAATTTTTCACAGCACGCATTAAAAGCTGCACAGATTTTATTAACGCATGATGATCTTGCTGATCGGAAAAGATATCTCAATGCGCGCTCTACATTAAATACACTTTTAGAACTTAAAGTGATTCCAATTATCAACGAAAACGACACAGTAGTGACGGATGAAATTCGTTTTGGTGATAACGATACACTGGCTTCATTAGTCGCTAATCTTATTGAAGCCGACCTCTTAATCATTTTGACAGATCAACCAGGACTATTTTCCGAAGACCCAAGAAAAAATAAAGAAGCTAAGCTTATTCATCATGGTATTGCAGGTGACCTATCTCTAGAAGTAATGGCTGGTGGTGCAGGCTCTTCAATTGGTACAGGCGGTATGCTCACTAAAGTTTTAGCAGCTAAACGCGCATCTAGAAGTGGCGCGCATACGATCATTGCATCTGGTAAAGAAGCAAATGTTTTAATTCGACTGAATCAAGGTGAAACCATAGGGACTCATCTAGAAAGCAAACAATTAAAAGTTGCAGCAAGAAAACAATGGCTTGCCGATCATTTGCAATTAAGAGGTAAGTTGATATTAGATGATGGCGCTGTCGACGCACTTAAAAAAGAAGGTAAAAGTTTATTGCCTATTGGTGTTATTTCGGTTGAAGGAGATTTTGATCGAGGAGAAGTTGTGGTTTGTTTGGATACAAAGGGTGGAGAGATTGCGCGTGGACTCATTAATTATAATGCAGCCGAAACAAAAAAAATTATGGGCAAGTCTACAAATTTGATAGAAAATTTATTAGGTTATATTGATCAACCTTCTTTGATTCATCGAGATAATTTAATTTTACTTTAA
- the purE gene encoding 5-(carboxyamino)imidazole ribonucleotide mutase, giving the protein MSENKKLVAIIMGSDSDWPVMKFAAQMLADFDVPYEAKVISAHRTPDLMFKFAEHASQEGYQIIIAGAGGAAHLPGMVASKTTLPVLGVPIPSKHLQGQDSLLSIVQMPRGIPVATFAIGEAGAANAGLFAVSILAHENKTLAKKLEVFREKQAKKVIDMNLSEKP; this is encoded by the coding sequence ATGTCAGAAAATAAAAAACTTGTCGCCATTATTATGGGATCTGACAGTGATTGGCCGGTGATGAAATTTGCAGCACAGATGCTTGCAGATTTTGATGTGCCTTATGAAGCTAAAGTTATTTCAGCGCATCGAACGCCAGATTTGATGTTTAAATTTGCTGAACATGCCTCACAAGAAGGTTATCAAATTATCATTGCAGGCGCAGGAGGTGCAGCTCATCTGCCTGGCATGGTTGCTTCTAAAACCACATTACCCGTATTAGGCGTTCCGATTCCTTCAAAACATCTTCAAGGCCAAGATTCTTTATTATCTATTGTACAAATGCCAAGAGGTATTCCTGTAGCAACTTTTGCTATCGGTGAAGCAGGGGCTGCAAATGCAGGCCTTTTTGCAGTATCTATTTTGGCGCATGAAAATAAAACATTAGCTAAAAAGCTTGAAGTGTTTAGAGAGAAGCAAGCTAAAAAAGTTATCGATATGAATTTGTCGGAGAAGCCTTGA
- a CDS encoding 5-(carboxyamino)imidazole ribonucleotide synthase — protein MSQLDQPLLPSAMLGILGGGQLGRFFVIAAHEMGFKVTVLDPDPKSPAGAIADIHLCKSYDDVSALEVMRNTCQGVTTEFENVPADSMEFLSKKIHVSPSPESVRVAQYRVLEKTFLKESGLPVGPFEIIREDKDIPSDTSSIYPAILKVARFGYDGKGQARVASQKEVIVAFHQFSSQECVLEKMLPLDMEVSLVLARDQLGHMETFSVAENIHTNGILDISIVPARSTQLINDLVDQLAKQVAQALNYVGVLGVEFFISEGKVFVNEIAPRPHNSGHYTIDASVTNQFEQQVRVLAGLPLGNPRLHSSAVMVNLLGDVWTKNGQKEPDWGMASNESGLKMHLYGKHEARPGRKMGHFTVLDKNLDIAFDKAIKVRKLLGIA, from the coding sequence TTGAGTCAACTAGATCAACCGCTTTTACCTTCAGCTATGCTTGGCATTCTTGGAGGCGGCCAGTTAGGTCGTTTTTTTGTGATTGCAGCCCATGAGATGGGCTTCAAGGTTACTGTATTAGATCCGGATCCAAAAAGTCCTGCAGGGGCTATTGCAGATATTCATTTATGTAAGTCTTATGATGATGTTTCGGCATTGGAAGTCATGAGAAACACATGTCAAGGCGTAACCACTGAATTTGAAAATGTTCCTGCAGACAGTATGGAATTCTTATCAAAAAAGATACATGTAAGCCCTTCACCAGAGTCTGTAAGAGTGGCCCAGTATCGCGTTCTTGAAAAAACTTTTTTAAAAGAATCAGGGCTTCCTGTAGGTCCTTTTGAAATCATTCGAGAAGACAAAGATATACCTTCAGATACTTCTTCTATTTATCCTGCTATTTTAAAAGTCGCTCGCTTTGGTTATGACGGCAAAGGTCAAGCAAGAGTTGCTTCACAAAAAGAAGTGATAGTGGCTTTTCATCAATTCTCAAGTCAGGAATGTGTTTTAGAAAAAATGCTTCCTTTAGATATGGAAGTTTCTTTAGTTTTGGCGAGAGATCAATTAGGCCATATGGAGACATTTAGTGTAGCGGAGAATATTCATACTAACGGTATTTTAGATATCTCCATTGTGCCGGCTCGCTCAACACAATTGATTAATGATTTAGTGGACCAACTTGCAAAGCAAGTAGCTCAAGCGCTTAATTATGTAGGCGTGTTGGGTGTTGAATTCTTTATTAGCGAGGGTAAGGTTTTTGTAAATGAGATTGCTCCTAGACCCCATAATTCTGGTCATTACACCATTGACGCCTCTGTGACGAATCAATTTGAACAGCAAGTGAGAGTGCTAGCAGGTCTTCCTCTTGGAAACCCTAGACTTCATTCATCCGCTGTCATGGTTAATCTCTTAGGTGATGTCTGGACAAAAAATGGACAAAAAGAACCTGACTGGGGTATGGCCAGTAATGAATCCGGTTTAAAAATGCATCTTTATGGAAAACATGAAGCAAGACCAGGCCGAAAGATGGGCCACTTTACCGTATTAGATAAAAACTTAGATATAGCTTTCGATAAGGCTATAAAGGTAAGAAAGCTTTTGGGGATTGCTTAG
- the rpsT gene encoding 30S ribosomal protein S20, giving the protein MANTAQARKRARQATKQRAHNASLRSTLRTAIKKILKAIQTGDKTAAKTSFQENVSVIDRIADKKIIHKNKASRHKQRLNAAIKSMA; this is encoded by the coding sequence ATGGCAAATACCGCACAAGCTAGAAAACGTGCCCGCCAAGCAACGAAGCAACGAGCTCACAATGCAAGTTTGCGTTCAACTTTGCGTACTGCAATTAAAAAGATTTTAAAAGCAATTCAAACTGGTGATAAAACAGCTGCGAAAACATCTTTCCAAGAAAACGTTTCAGTTATTGACCGTATCGCTGATAAAAAGATTATTCATAAAAACAAAGCGTCACGTCATAAGCAACGCTTAAACGCAGCAATCAAATCAATGGCTTAA